The following coding sequences lie in one Streptomyces sp. NBC_00510 genomic window:
- a CDS encoding L-rhamnose mutarotase encodes MRVALHTKVRADRIAAYEAAHREVPAELTAAISGAGVREWTIWRSGGDLFHLLDVDDYPAMLAALERLPVNIAWQARMAELLEVAHDYSAEGAGAPLPVVWQL; translated from the coding sequence ATGAGGGTCGCCCTGCACACGAAGGTGCGAGCGGACCGGATCGCCGCGTACGAGGCGGCGCACCGTGAGGTGCCCGCTGAACTGACCGCCGCCATCAGCGGCGCGGGCGTGCGGGAGTGGACGATCTGGCGCAGCGGCGGCGACCTCTTCCACCTGCTGGACGTCGACGACTACCCGGCGATGCTCGCCGCGCTGGAACGGCTGCCCGTCAACATCGCCTGGCAGGCGCGGATGGCGGAGCTGCTGGAGGTCGCCCACGACTACTCCGCCGAGGGCGCGGGGGCGCCGCTGCCGGTGGTGTGGCAGCTGTGA
- a CDS encoding aldo/keto reductase yields MRTTTLGRSEVAVTEVGFGAAPIGNLFTPVADDAARAAVDAAWDAGVRYFDTAPHYGLGLSERRLGAALRDRPRAEYTVSTKVGRLLEPGGPGGDDLANGFAVPAGLRRVWDFSADGIRRSVEASLERLGLDRVDVVYLHDPDDHAEEAFGQAYPALEELRAQGVVGAIGAGMNQTAMLARFLRDTDVDVVLMAGRYTLLEQEGLAEVLPLAAARGASVVVGGAFNSGLLIDPGEDATYDYAPAPEPVLARARHLRSVTGRHGVPLRAAALRFPAAHPAVASTLVGLRSAEEARDTAAMLRLPLPAPMWADLRAEGLLRADVPVPDEEVS; encoded by the coding sequence ATGCGCACCACCACCCTGGGCCGCAGCGAAGTCGCCGTCACCGAGGTGGGCTTCGGCGCCGCCCCGATCGGCAACCTCTTCACCCCGGTCGCCGACGACGCCGCCCGCGCGGCCGTGGACGCCGCCTGGGACGCAGGCGTCCGCTACTTCGACACCGCGCCCCACTACGGGCTCGGTCTGTCCGAACGCCGGCTCGGCGCCGCCCTGCGCGACCGGCCGCGGGCCGAATACACCGTCTCCACCAAGGTCGGGCGGCTGCTGGAGCCCGGCGGACCGGGCGGGGACGACCTGGCGAACGGCTTCGCCGTACCCGCCGGGCTGCGCCGCGTCTGGGACTTCAGCGCCGACGGCATCCGGCGCTCCGTCGAGGCGAGTCTGGAACGCCTCGGCCTGGACCGTGTCGACGTGGTGTACCTCCACGACCCCGACGACCACGCCGAGGAGGCCTTCGGGCAGGCGTACCCGGCGCTGGAGGAACTGCGCGCGCAGGGCGTGGTCGGGGCGATCGGCGCGGGCATGAACCAGACCGCCATGCTCGCCCGCTTCCTGCGGGACACCGACGTCGACGTGGTGCTGATGGCCGGCCGCTACACGCTGCTGGAACAGGAGGGCCTGGCCGAGGTGCTGCCGCTGGCGGCGGCCCGCGGCGCGAGCGTGGTCGTCGGCGGCGCCTTCAACTCGGGCCTGCTGATCGACCCGGGCGAGGACGCCACGTACGACTACGCCCCCGCCCCGGAGCCCGTGCTCGCCCGCGCCCGCCACCTGCGGTCGGTGACCGGCCGGCACGGCGTGCCGCTGCGCGCGGCCGCCCTGCGCTTCCCCGCGGCCCATCCCGCCGTCGCGAGCACGCTGGTGGGGCTGCGCTCCGCCGAGGAGGCACGGGACACCGCGGCGATGCTGCGGCTGCCGCTCCCGGCCCCGATGTGGGCCGACCTGCGCGCCGAGGGCCTGCTCCGCGCGGACGTACCCGTACCGGATGAGGAGGTGTCATGA
- a CDS encoding SDR family oxidoreductase, which translates to MSEELRDLEGLGALVTGGASGIGLATARLLAARGARVAVLDLAPDGLPAQLTGFKADVSDDASTRAAVDAAAEALGGLDVLVNNAGIGAAGTVEDNPDEQWHRVLDVNVLGMVRTTRAALPHLRRSARPAVVNTCSIAATAGLPQRALYSASKGAVLSLTLAMAADHVREGIRVNCVNPGTADTPWVARLLDAADDPEAERAALDARQPMGRLVTADEVAAAIVYLASPAAASVTGTALAVDGGMAGLRLRPAGK; encoded by the coding sequence ATGAGCGAGGAGTTGCGCGACCTGGAGGGCCTCGGGGCCCTGGTCACGGGCGGCGCCTCCGGGATCGGGCTGGCGACCGCGCGGCTGCTGGCCGCGCGCGGCGCCCGCGTCGCCGTACTGGACCTGGCGCCGGACGGACTGCCGGCGCAGCTGACGGGTTTCAAGGCCGACGTCAGTGACGACGCCTCCACCCGCGCCGCCGTGGACGCCGCGGCGGAAGCCCTCGGCGGCCTCGACGTCCTGGTCAACAACGCGGGCATCGGGGCGGCGGGCACCGTCGAGGACAACCCCGACGAGCAGTGGCACCGCGTGCTCGACGTCAACGTGCTCGGGATGGTGCGCACCACCCGCGCCGCGCTCCCGCATCTGCGGCGCTCGGCCCGTCCCGCGGTCGTCAACACCTGCTCCATCGCCGCCACCGCCGGGCTGCCGCAGCGCGCGCTGTACAGCGCCAGCAAGGGCGCCGTGCTCTCGCTGACCCTGGCGATGGCCGCCGACCACGTCCGCGAGGGCATCCGGGTCAACTGCGTCAACCCCGGCACCGCCGACACCCCGTGGGTGGCCCGGCTGCTGGACGCCGCCGACGACCCCGAGGCGGAACGCGCCGCCCTCGACGCCCGGCAGCCGATGGGCCGTCTGGTGACCGCCGACGAGGTCGCCGCCGCCATCGTCTACCTGGCGAGCCCCGCCGCGGCCTCCGTCACCGGCACCGCGCTCGCCGTGGACGGCGGCATGGCCGGGCTCCGGCTGCGCCCGGCCGGGAAGTGA
- a CDS encoding fuconate dehydratase: protein MSATSARITAIDTHDIRFPTSRELDGSDAMNPDPDYSAAYVVLRTDADDGHEGHGFVFTIGRGNDVQVAAIEALRPHLVGRPVEELCADPGSVARDLTGDSQLRWLGPEKGVMHMAIGAVVNAVWDLAAKRRGLPLWRLLAEAEPEWLVSQVDFRYIADALTPERALELLRAGRKGAAVRTAELLEHGYPGYTTSPGWLGYSDEKLTRLAEQAVADGFTQIKLKVGADLGDDVRRMRTARAAVGPDVRIAIDANQRWGVAEAVAWVTALGEFDPYWIEEPTSPDDVLGHAAIRKAVAPVRVATGEHVQNRIVFKQLLQAGAIDVLQIDAARVGGVNENLAILLLAAAFGVPVCPHAGGVGLCELVQHLSMFDFVALAGTTEDRSIEYVDHLHEHFTTPVVMRRGHYTAPEAPGFSAQMRPESIDAYHYPDGTFWVADRARQEGGTA, encoded by the coding sequence TTGTCCGCAACCTCCGCCCGCATCACCGCGATCGACACCCACGACATCCGCTTCCCCACCTCACGGGAGCTCGACGGTTCGGACGCGATGAATCCGGACCCCGACTACTCCGCCGCGTACGTGGTGCTGCGGACCGATGCCGACGACGGCCACGAGGGACACGGCTTCGTCTTCACCATCGGCCGGGGCAACGACGTCCAGGTCGCGGCGATCGAGGCACTCCGCCCCCATCTCGTCGGCCGGCCGGTCGAGGAGCTGTGCGCCGATCCCGGCTCCGTGGCCCGCGACCTGACCGGCGACAGCCAGCTGCGCTGGCTGGGGCCCGAGAAGGGCGTGATGCACATGGCGATCGGAGCCGTCGTCAACGCCGTGTGGGACCTGGCCGCCAAGCGCCGGGGCCTGCCGCTGTGGCGGCTGCTGGCCGAGGCCGAGCCCGAATGGCTCGTCTCCCAGGTCGACTTCCGCTACATCGCCGACGCCCTCACCCCCGAGCGCGCGCTGGAACTGCTGCGTGCGGGCCGGAAGGGCGCCGCCGTGCGCACCGCCGAGCTGCTGGAGCACGGCTACCCCGGTTACACCACCTCGCCCGGCTGGCTCGGCTACTCCGACGAGAAGCTGACCCGCCTCGCCGAGCAGGCGGTGGCCGACGGCTTCACCCAGATCAAGCTGAAGGTCGGCGCAGACCTGGGCGACGACGTACGGCGCATGCGCACGGCCCGCGCCGCCGTGGGCCCGGACGTGCGCATCGCGATCGACGCCAACCAGCGGTGGGGCGTGGCCGAGGCCGTGGCATGGGTCACCGCGCTGGGCGAGTTCGACCCGTACTGGATCGAGGAGCCCACCTCCCCCGACGACGTCCTCGGCCACGCCGCGATCCGCAAGGCGGTCGCGCCGGTACGGGTCGCCACCGGCGAGCACGTGCAGAACCGGATCGTGTTCAAGCAGCTGCTGCAGGCCGGCGCGATCGACGTGCTGCAGATCGACGCGGCGCGGGTCGGCGGGGTCAACGAGAACCTGGCCATCCTGCTGCTGGCCGCCGCCTTCGGCGTCCCGGTGTGCCCGCACGCCGGCGGCGTCGGCCTGTGCGAGCTGGTCCAGCACCTGTCGATGTTCGACTTCGTGGCCCTGGCCGGGACGACCGAGGACCGCTCCATCGAGTACGTGGACCACCTCCACGAGCACTTCACCACGCCGGTCGTCATGCGCCGCGGCCACTACACCGCTCCGGAGGCACCCGGTTTCTCCGCGCAGATGAGGCCGGAATCGATCGACGCGTACCACTACCCCGACGGTACGTTCTGGGTGGCCGACCGGGCACGGCAGGAAGGTGGGACGGCATGA
- a CDS encoding sugar ABC transporter substrate-binding protein — MKPARTRSTAAIAAAVLVTAALATACNRGSTGTAAGSGDDKPAIGIDLPRSDSDFWNSYAQYVEKGIEDDGLNALPRSNSQNDITKLVANVQVFQNTGAKAVVMAPQDTGAIASTLDTLAGKKIPVVSVDTRPDKGDVYMVVRADNKAYGTKACEFLGEQLGGKGKVAEFQGALDSINGRDRSEAFAACMKEKFPGITVFELPTDWKGDVASAKLQSLLAQHPDLNGIYMQAGGVFLQPTLALLKQKGLLKPAGQKGHISIVSNDGIPQELDAIRKGEIDATVSQPADLYAKYALYYAKAAAEGKTFKAGPTDHDSTIISIPNGLEDQLPAPLVTKENVDDKALWGNNIG, encoded by the coding sequence ATGAAGCCCGCCCGCACGCGCTCCACCGCCGCGATCGCCGCGGCCGTTCTCGTCACGGCCGCACTCGCCACCGCCTGCAACCGCGGCAGCACCGGCACCGCCGCCGGCTCCGGCGACGACAAGCCCGCCATCGGCATCGACCTGCCACGCTCGGACTCCGACTTCTGGAACTCCTACGCGCAGTACGTCGAGAAGGGCATCGAGGACGACGGCCTGAACGCGCTGCCGCGGAGCAACTCGCAGAACGACATCACCAAGCTCGTCGCCAACGTCCAGGTCTTCCAGAACACCGGGGCCAAGGCCGTCGTCATGGCCCCGCAGGACACCGGCGCCATCGCCTCCACCCTCGACACCCTCGCCGGCAAGAAGATCCCCGTGGTCAGCGTGGACACCCGCCCCGACAAGGGCGACGTCTACATGGTCGTCCGCGCCGACAACAAGGCGTACGGCACCAAGGCCTGCGAGTTCCTGGGCGAGCAACTGGGCGGCAAGGGCAAGGTCGCCGAGTTCCAGGGCGCCCTGGACTCCATCAACGGCCGCGACCGCTCCGAGGCGTTCGCGGCGTGCATGAAGGAGAAGTTCCCCGGCATCACGGTCTTCGAGCTGCCCACCGACTGGAAGGGCGACGTCGCCTCCGCCAAGCTGCAGAGCCTGCTCGCCCAGCACCCCGACCTGAACGGCATCTACATGCAGGCGGGCGGTGTCTTCCTGCAGCCGACGCTGGCCCTGCTCAAGCAGAAGGGCCTGCTCAAGCCGGCCGGGCAGAAGGGCCACATCAGCATCGTCTCCAACGACGGCATCCCGCAGGAGCTGGACGCCATCCGCAAGGGCGAGATCGACGCCACCGTCTCCCAGCCCGCCGACCTCTACGCCAAGTACGCGCTGTACTACGCCAAGGCCGCCGCGGAGGGGAAGACCTTCAAGGCGGGCCCCACCGACCACGACTCGACGATCATCAGCATCCCCAACGGCCTGGAGGACCAGCTTCCCGCGCCGCTGGTGACCAAGGAGAACGTCGACGACAAGGCCCTGTGGGGCAACAACATCGGCTGA
- a CDS encoding sugar ABC transporter ATP-binding protein, producing MADPATAPPAVAEATGISKRFGATVALRDAGISVAPGESHALVGRNGAGKSTLVGILTGLQQPDDGTLRFSGEPAPSFGDTDAWRSRVACVYQRSTVIGDLSVAENLFLNRQSPGALRPIRWTALRRRAAELLGEYGVDIDPAARARDLSVEQRQFVEIARALSFGARFIILDEPTARLDARGITRLFDKLRDLQRQGVAFLFISHHLQEVYDLCTTVTVYRDARHVVTAPVAELDHDALVEAMTGESAAAPAAGAPAGGRAAATGGAPLLDVTGLTLRGAYADVRLEVRAGEVVGLAGATASGNVRLGETLAGLHRADAGRITVAGREVRGSGVPAALAAGVGLVPEDRHHQGLVGTRSVAENATLTVTDQLGPFGTVLPSRTREFAERMIKDLDIRTPGAATSVSALSGGNQQKVVVARALATDPHVLVAVRPTNGVDVRSKEFLLGRIRKVADDGRAALVVSDELDDLRACDRIVAMFHGRVVAEFGRGWRDEDLVAAMEGVAARPAQERDTEQGEEEEG from the coding sequence ATGGCGGACCCCGCCACCGCGCCGCCGGCCGTGGCCGAGGCGACCGGGATCAGCAAGCGGTTCGGCGCCACCGTGGCGCTGCGCGACGCGGGCATCTCGGTCGCCCCGGGCGAGTCGCACGCCCTCGTGGGCCGCAACGGCGCCGGCAAGTCCACCCTCGTCGGCATCCTCACCGGCCTCCAGCAGCCCGACGACGGCACCCTGCGCTTCTCGGGCGAACCGGCGCCCTCCTTCGGCGACACCGACGCCTGGCGCTCCCGGGTCGCCTGCGTCTACCAGCGCTCCACCGTCATCGGCGACCTCTCCGTCGCCGAGAACCTCTTCCTCAACCGGCAGAGCCCCGGCGCGCTGCGCCCCATCCGGTGGACGGCACTGCGCCGCCGCGCGGCCGAACTGCTCGGCGAGTACGGGGTCGACATCGACCCCGCCGCACGCGCCCGCGACCTCAGCGTCGAGCAGCGGCAGTTCGTCGAGATCGCACGCGCCCTGTCCTTCGGCGCCCGCTTCATCATCCTCGACGAGCCCACCGCCCGGCTCGACGCCCGCGGCATCACCCGGCTCTTCGACAAGCTCCGCGACCTGCAACGGCAGGGCGTGGCGTTCCTCTTCATCTCGCACCACCTGCAGGAGGTCTACGACCTCTGCACCACCGTCACCGTCTACCGGGACGCCCGCCACGTCGTCACCGCCCCGGTGGCCGAACTGGACCACGACGCCCTGGTCGAGGCGATGACCGGGGAGAGCGCCGCCGCGCCCGCGGCGGGCGCCCCGGCGGGCGGCCGGGCGGCGGCCACCGGGGGCGCGCCGCTGCTGGACGTGACCGGCCTGACCCTGCGCGGCGCCTACGCCGACGTCCGCCTGGAGGTCCGCGCCGGTGAGGTCGTCGGCCTCGCCGGGGCCACCGCCAGCGGCAACGTCCGGCTGGGGGAGACCCTCGCCGGACTGCACCGCGCCGACGCCGGGCGGATCACCGTCGCGGGCCGGGAGGTGCGTGGCTCCGGCGTCCCCGCCGCCCTGGCCGCAGGGGTGGGCCTGGTCCCCGAGGACCGCCACCACCAGGGCCTGGTCGGCACGCGCAGCGTGGCCGAGAACGCCACCCTCACGGTGACCGACCAGCTCGGGCCGTTCGGCACCGTACTGCCCTCGCGGACCCGCGAGTTCGCCGAGCGCATGATCAAGGACCTGGACATCAGGACGCCGGGCGCGGCGACCTCCGTCTCCGCGCTCTCCGGCGGCAACCAGCAGAAGGTCGTGGTCGCCCGGGCCCTGGCCACCGACCCCCATGTGCTGGTCGCGGTACGGCCCACCAACGGGGTGGACGTGCGGTCCAAGGAGTTCCTGCTGGGCAGGATCCGCAAGGTCGCCGACGACGGCCGGGCCGCGCTGGTCGTCTCCGACGAGCTGGACGACCTCAGGGCGTGCGACCGGATCGTGGCGATGTTCCACGGCCGGGTGGTCGCGGAGTTCGGCCGGGGCTGGCGCGACGAGGACCTGGTCGCCGCCATGGAGGGCGTGGCCGCCCGTCCCGCGCAGGAGCGGGACACCGAGCAGGGAGAGGAAGAGGAAGGGTAG
- a CDS encoding ABC transporter permease, translating into MSTTTDVTEPPVPTAEAAAAGTPRRVPGGIARFRELSLVPAILVLGVIGFIVSPAFLTSDNLIGVAQQSTELSLLVLAQALILIAGRMDLSLESTIGVAPVIAVWLVLPSAGGRFTGLELLPVWTAIPLCLLVGALIGAVNGFFILKLRLNGFIVTLGALTMLRGLQIAISEGRSIVELPASFTYLGHASWAGVPAAIWVCALLFAVGGCALAWLRHGRALYAIGGNPEAARTAGIRVDRITWVVLIVGGVLAAFAGVLYSGHYGSISADQGSGWIFQVFAATVIGGVSLNGGRGTLFGALTGVLTLQLVVNVMTLAGVPPLWNQFLNGAIIIVALIISRFASGEKQE; encoded by the coding sequence ATGTCCACCACCACTGACGTCACCGAGCCGCCGGTGCCCACCGCCGAGGCGGCCGCGGCCGGGACGCCGCGCCGCGTACCGGGCGGGATCGCCCGCTTCCGCGAACTGTCCCTCGTCCCCGCCATCCTGGTGCTGGGCGTCATCGGCTTCATCGTCTCGCCGGCGTTCCTCACCTCCGACAACCTCATCGGCGTCGCCCAGCAGTCCACCGAACTCAGCCTGCTCGTGCTGGCCCAGGCGCTGATCCTCATCGCGGGACGGATGGACCTGTCGCTGGAGTCCACCATCGGCGTCGCGCCCGTCATCGCCGTCTGGCTCGTCCTGCCCTCCGCGGGCGGCCGCTTCACCGGACTGGAACTGCTGCCGGTCTGGACGGCGATACCGCTGTGCCTGCTGGTGGGCGCGCTCATCGGCGCCGTCAACGGCTTCTTCATCCTCAAGCTGCGGCTGAACGGCTTCATCGTCACCCTCGGCGCGCTCACCATGCTGCGCGGGCTGCAGATCGCCATCTCGGAGGGGCGTTCCATCGTCGAGCTGCCGGCCTCCTTCACCTACCTCGGCCACGCGTCCTGGGCCGGCGTGCCCGCCGCGATCTGGGTCTGCGCCCTGCTCTTCGCGGTCGGCGGCTGCGCGCTCGCCTGGCTGCGGCACGGCCGGGCGCTGTACGCGATCGGCGGCAACCCCGAGGCCGCGCGCACCGCGGGCATCCGGGTGGACCGGATCACCTGGGTGGTGCTCATCGTGGGCGGCGTGCTCGCGGCCTTCGCGGGCGTGCTCTACAGCGGGCACTACGGCTCGATCTCCGCGGACCAGGGCAGCGGCTGGATCTTCCAGGTCTTCGCCGCGACCGTCATCGGCGGGGTCAGCCTCAACGGCGGCCGCGGCACGCTCTTCGGGGCGCTGACCGGTGTCCTCACCCTGCAGCTCGTCGTCAACGTGATGACCCTGGCGGGCGTGCCCCCGCTGTGGAACCAGTTCCTCAACGGGGCCATCATCATCGTCGCCCTGATCATCTCCCGCTTCGCCTCGGGCGAGAAGCAGGAGTGA
- a CDS encoding nucleoside deaminase, with translation MTDEMTTRLLRRAVELAAEARASGNPPFGSLLAGPDGTVLAEDRNSSLSDDDITAHPELKLARWAARELDPATAAATTLYTSCQPCGMCAGAIERSGLGRVVYALSTDQLTGLKSPAAKAGFPHVPQDGPALYDEARVPVEGYY, from the coding sequence ATGACCGACGAGATGACGACCCGGCTGCTGCGCCGGGCGGTCGAACTGGCCGCGGAGGCCCGTGCGTCCGGCAACCCGCCCTTCGGCTCGCTGCTGGCCGGGCCGGACGGCACGGTGCTCGCCGAGGACCGCAACAGCAGCCTGAGCGACGACGACATCACCGCCCACCCCGAGCTGAAGCTGGCGCGGTGGGCGGCCCGGGAGCTCGATCCGGCCACCGCGGCCGCCACCACCCTGTACACCAGCTGCCAGCCCTGCGGGATGTGCGCGGGCGCCATCGAGCGCTCGGGCCTGGGCCGGGTCGTCTACGCCCTGTCCACCGACCAGCTCACCGGGCTCAAGTCGCCCGCCGCCAAGGCCGGTTTCCCGCATGTGCCGCAGGACGGCCCGGCCCTGTACGACGAGGCCCGCGTCCCGGTCGAGGGCTACTACTGA